Proteins encoded by one window of Dreissena polymorpha isolate Duluth1 chromosome 11, UMN_Dpol_1.0, whole genome shotgun sequence:
- the LOC127851352 gene encoding endoprotease aex-5-like gives MIPKEIIVLLLMLCCCNVSDSDMVKLIVKVKDEFRGHVDTVMNYFGFKFYRQIIEGIYTYANENPDNCTDNNIRHVHLLLDGKVDYIERSRNLYTTVSPIEGMRLHYEDPVEAPSTNGKECAQRYVDIQDHWKHTGRGVVVAIVDSGIDDRDPVIRTKISKILSYNFVNDFRSHTPPFSSHGTFVANLIAGEHEPDDTSPSCDCGISPDVTFADLKVGSLVATTQQHFLMVDGEILSRGLAARQDIIDIYCNTWELGPASVDVQSYTVDILQKGFHNGRKGKGNIFVFPSENPGHGIANKYTITVGWIESEVTQHSNRVPNAATLVSVFTKSNTSSSTLSKQDQFKATRTQRLDKSSTATALLSGILALALQANPSLTARDVKHLLVESASQKGLLETQDFKQNHAGYRYHKFLGFGYPDVNRMLELANTWKDLAKLQSFTIKGGSSWLKSSERHIKIGCEDSEQCNHRLEQLQVKIQTDLPNSSQGNIVSIIATSPKRTSSILFEQTYIPGDIQERETVQMVFLTNHFWGEDPVGLWTIKLVTYSEDTVSSRYYVDVLEIAFDATGSDCRLTEIRKSELPLILFFAICIICIAILCLWCNKIWKKAGKSSLNITKRDGTSQEQEEMMKNR, from the exons ATGATTCCCAAAGAAATAATTGTACTGCTACTCATGCTATGTTGCTGTAATGTGAGTGACAGTGACATGGTTAAACTTATTGTGAAGGTAAAAGACGAATTTAGAGGTCACGTTGACACAGTGATGAATTACTTCGGGTTTAAATTCTACAGACAG ATAATTGAAGgaatatatacatatgcaaacGAAAATCCAGACAACTGTACGGACAACAACATAAGACACGTACATCTCCTGCTTGATGGTAAA gtggACTATATTGAACGTAGTAGAAACTTGTATACAACCGTATCACCCATAGAAGGAATGCGTTTGCATTATGAGGACCCAGTGGAGGCACCTTCTACGAAT GGTAAAGAATGTGCCCAAAGGTATGTTGACATACAGGACCATTGGAAGCACACCGGACGTGGGGTGGTTGTTGCAATAGTTGACAGTGGAATCGATGACAGAGATCCAGTGATACGTACAAAGATT agcaAAATATTATCATACAATTTTGTAAATGATTTCCGTTCTCACACGCCGCCGTTTTCAAG CCATGGTACCTTTGTTGCAAATTTAATCGCGGGGGAACATGAGCCGGATGATACAAGTCCGTCATGTGATTGTGGAATTTCACCGGACGTAACTTTTGCTG ATTTAAAGGTTGGGTCATTGGTAGCAACAACCCAACAACATTTTCTAATGGTTGATGGCGAAATATTATCTCGAGGTCTTGCTGCTCGACAGgatattattgatatatattgtAATACCTGGGAATTGGGTCCCGCGTCTGTCGACGTGCAAAGTTACACTGTGGACATTCTTCAAAAG GGTTTCCACAACGGTCGCAAAGGAAAGGGAAATATATTTGTATTCCCCTCTGAAAACCCTGGCCATGGCATCGCCAACAAATATACTATAACTGTTGGATGGATAGAATCCGAAGTAACACAACACTCAAATAGGGTTCCAAATGCTGCGACTCTCGTATCGGTGTTTACGAAATCGAACACAAGCAGCTCTACGTTG TCAAAACAAGACCAATTCAAAGCCACGAGAACACAACGCCTTGACAAATCCTCAACAGCAACAGCTTTACTGTCTGGAATTTTAGCTTTGGCATTACAAgcaaa CCCAAGTCTAACTGCACGTGACGTAAAACATCTTCTTGTCGAATCTGCTTCTCAAAAAGGCCTACTGGAAACGCAAGACTTCAAACAGAATCACGCTGGGTATCGAT ATCATAAATTTCTTGGCTTTGGATATCCGGATGTTAATAGAATGCTCGAACTTGCCAATACATGGAAGGATCTAGCCAAGTTACAGTCATTTACAATAAAAGGTGGAAGTAGCTG GTTAAAATCGTCGGAAAGACATATAAAAATCGGCTGCGAAGATTCTGAACAATGCAATCACCGATTGGAGCAACTTCAAGTAAAAATCCAAACTGATTTGCCAAACTCATCTCAAGGAAATATAGTATCCATTATAGCGACGTCTCCCAAACGAACTTCGTCTATATTGTTTGAACAAACGTATATTCCTGGCGACATTCAAGAGCGAGAAACAGTCCAAATGGTATTTTTGACTAATCATTTTTGGGGAGAGGACCCAGTTGGATTGTGGACTATCAAACTTGTTACATATTCCGAAGACACTGTGTCAA GTCGATATTATGTGGATGTTTTGGAAATAGCGTTTGATGCCACTGGATCGGATTGCAGACTAACAGAAATAAGAAAATCTGAATTACCACTCATACTATTTTTTGCAATTTGCATTATTTGTAttgcaattttatgtttatggTGCAACAAAATATGGAAAAAAGCTGGAAAATCGAGCTTGAACATTACAAAACGGGATGGAACAAGTCAAGAACAAGAAGAAATGATGAAAAACAGGTAA
- the LOC127850927 gene encoding neuroendocrine convertase 1-like, whose protein sequence is MHALSYNFVGKNTNYGPENYPTRQDSTNLTTHGNACAGLAAGSRNTSIDCQPCGCGVAPDASIAVLKVGTVLEKTFSTTRPQSEMNTESLCTALAHRGDDIHIYSNSWNFEQQFHNDSCLHDVIKKRYYTGRNGKGSIYVFPADPPGNGLVNNIYTIAVGDMGVGGTLPDNPQVNSAVIVSMFASGRKINDTRLLTETHTGCIRNRFSPCQRNFRGQSAANAMVAGVIALLLQNNPNLTTREVKHVLVESASHIGIEQASAFKMNGAGKYYHKVLGFGYPNVKKMIMLSQNFTALRPLLSKQFKLDVAGNTATGVILSENINKVEQVEFILTFDFERNDNVSMEATSPDLTSSMLFENVIMPADKNTMKTKLITNHFWGEDPTGNWTLRVFSQHGTLYATIKVKEAHVLIYGTGNNTGSTTDAVHYIDGGNTSGTVDNVGSQHVNHILNATENKTDVNRNIIIGVVVSVIVIIIIIIIIVIVLKVRYIRYERLQKGNTAEKSEEELKTTQKMILSSSILVSKQLKDTESSL, encoded by the exons ATGCATGCACTTAGCTATAATTTCGTTGGAAAAAACACTAATTACGGCCCGGAAAATTATCCTACTCGACAGGATTCGACGAACTTAACAAC TCATGGCAATGCGTGTGCTGGACTTGCGGCTGGTAGCAGGAACACAAGCATCGACTGTCAACCATGTGGTTGCGGGGTTGCACCAGACGCCAGTATTGCGG TTTTAAAAGTTGGTACGGTTCTGGAAAAGACCTTTTCAACAACAAGACCACAATCGGAGATGAACACCGAGTCCCTATGCACCGCTCTAGCACACCGTGGGGACGACATTCACATATACAGCAACTCGTGGAACTTTGAGCAACAGTTTCACAACGACAGTTGTCTACACGATGTAATAAAAAAG CGTTATTACACGGGCAGAAACGGTAAAGGAAGCATATATGTGTTCCCCGCGGACCCCCCTGGGAACGGTCTCGTAAACAATATCTACACGATAGCTGTTGGAGATATGGGAGTGGGCGGAACACTTCCGGATAATCCACAAGTCAACTCGGCCGTCATAGTGTCTATGTTTGCCTCGggaagaaaaataaatgatacgCGCCTG TTGACAGAAACGCACACCGGGTGTATTCGGAACCGCTTCAGTCCCTGTCAACGGAATTTTCGTGGACAGTCTGCCGCTAACGCCATGGTGGCCGGTGTTATTGCTCTTCTGCTTCAAAACAA TCCAAACCTTACGACTCGAGAGGTGAAGCATGTGTTGGTCGAGTCTGCCTCACACATTGGTATTGAACAAGCGTCGGCCTTTAAAATGAATGGTGCGGGAAAGTACT ACCACAAAGTACTTGGGTTCGGATACCCGAACGTCAAAAAGATGATTATGTTATCACAAAACTTTACTGCATTGCGGCCCTTACTATCTAAGCAATTTAAGCTCGATGTTGCCGG AAACACCGCAACTGGGGTTATTCTGTCTGAAAATATCAACAAAGTGGAACAAGTTGAATTCATCCTTACTTTTGACTTCGAAAGGAATGATAATGTATCAATGGAAGCAACGTCACCTGACCTTACTTCTTCGATGCTATTCGAGAATGTAATAATGCCAGCTGacaaaaacacaatgaaaacCAAACTTATTACAAATCATTTTTGGGGCGAAGATCCGACAGGGAACTGGACATTACGCGTCTTCAGTCAACACGGCACACTTTATG CGACGATTAAAGTTAAGGAGGCGCATGTACTAATTTACGGAACTGGGAATAATACAGGGTCGACAACTGATGCAGTGCATTACATTGATGGAGGTAACACCAGTGGCACTGTTGATAATGTTGGTTCACAGCACGTCAACCATATATTGAATGCGACTGAAAACAAAACAGACGTTAACAGGAATATTATAATTGGTGTCGTTGTTAGTGTaatcgttattattattattattattattattgttattgttctgAAAGTTCGTTATATACGTTATGAGAGACTCCAAAAGGGAAACACCGCTGAAAAATCAGAAGAAGAACTTAAGACAACGCAGAAGATGATACTCAGTTCTAGCATATTGGTTAGCAAGCAATTAAAAGATACTGAATCGTCTTTGTAA